One genomic window of Deltaproteobacteria bacterium includes the following:
- a CDS encoding HEAT repeat domain-containing protein, whose protein sequence is MTDDKLTTTDLNEEEKIRLTKSLDKFSYDENVHVIKSLLGDESFRVRKAAIDEILQIYSKDKLIDIFIDMLSDHNNAGLRTAGIEGLTRIGRHGIKKILRAINPEDWELSKLLVDVIGELNDPKAIGTLLALTHVKQQNLATAAIEALGKIGTQDIVNDLCELLREKELYVVFSTVESIANLGQRGFKIPIQNVVPLLNDPLFKKAVYDLLGSSHEAHAVQYLIEGIRDTKRINMEAAAQSMLKLYLSLDEQGKSYVRNEVKNGHLYDQFLIEKLLSSINPHARAAGIRIAGWSGIASSLNLIFRYAEEPEMQDACLSALLDLNDQVKEDVIGLLIGSNNIYHIRLGLKYLSHLPEEQNPYPEGLSYIIKYTDEPDILMLLSDVIGNYIHENSLKLFMKIITSSVNEIQDHIINNFVKVGQRLKVFPFNLLKDMVHSTDYRLRLSAAKLIKSFYNKDSDDYVKTLLNDSEPAVRAAIILTIGEIKLHTYVEDIKMALTDENRDVRIEAIRTVSLIEPEHFIETIKWISNDEDPWIRAEIVKNLICFNNSEEAYPLLKPYLYDESPIVMLTALQNIVNLQCKDAGADIENTLAGRDVDVISEAIQIVGKSKTGSAQEILKKLLSSSDDKIKQVIVTQKDNIRWIG, encoded by the coding sequence ATGACGGATGACAAACTAACGACAACGGATTTAAATGAAGAAGAGAAAATACGGTTAACAAAAAGCCTGGATAAATTCTCTTACGATGAGAATGTTCATGTGATCAAATCTCTACTCGGTGATGAGAGTTTCAGAGTAAGAAAGGCCGCGATCGATGAGATTCTACAGATATATTCTAAGGATAAACTTATTGATATATTTATAGATATGCTTTCCGATCATAATAATGCGGGGCTCAGGACAGCGGGCATAGAAGGACTCACAAGGATTGGCAGGCATGGGATAAAAAAAATATTAAGGGCGATAAACCCTGAAGACTGGGAGCTGTCAAAACTTCTTGTAGATGTCATAGGTGAGCTAAATGACCCTAAAGCGATCGGGACTCTCTTGGCTCTAACGCACGTTAAACAACAAAACCTTGCTACCGCTGCTATAGAAGCTCTTGGAAAGATTGGAACTCAGGATATTGTAAATGATTTGTGTGAGCTTTTAAGAGAAAAGGAATTATATGTTGTTTTTTCAACTGTTGAATCCATTGCAAACCTTGGACAAAGAGGATTCAAAATACCCATACAGAATGTTGTCCCGCTTTTAAACGATCCATTATTCAAAAAGGCTGTTTACGATCTGCTTGGTTCAAGCCATGAAGCTCATGCCGTACAATACTTAATCGAAGGAATAAGAGATACAAAAAGGATAAACATGGAAGCTGCTGCACAGTCCATGCTCAAGTTATACTTGAGTCTGGATGAACAGGGTAAGTCGTACGTACGAAACGAAGTGAAAAACGGGCATCTATATGATCAGTTTTTAATAGAAAAACTATTATCAAGCATTAATCCACATGCAAGAGCAGCGGGTATCAGGATTGCCGGCTGGTCAGGAATAGCAAGCAGCCTGAATCTTATTTTCAGATATGCAGAAGAACCTGAAATGCAGGATGCATGCCTGAGTGCGTTATTGGATCTCAATGATCAGGTAAAGGAAGATGTAATTGGTTTGCTCATAGGAAGTAATAACATATATCACATAAGACTTGGTTTAAAGTATTTATCCCATCTTCCTGAAGAACAGAACCCGTACCCGGAAGGTTTATCCTACATAATAAAATACACGGATGAGCCTGATATACTTATGCTTCTCTCCGATGTTATAGGTAATTATATACATGAAAATAGTTTAAAACTCTTTATGAAGATTATAACTTCATCCGTAAATGAGATTCAGGATCACATTATTAACAACTTTGTAAAAGTCGGCCAAAGGTTAAAGGTTTTTCCTTTTAATTTGCTTAAAGACATGGTCCACAGTACGGATTATCGTTTAAGATTGTCCGCTGCAAAGCTTATAAAAAGTTTCTATAACAAAGATTCGGATGATTATGTGAAAACCCTGCTTAACGACAGCGAACCTGCTGTAAGAGCAGCCATTATATTAACAATCGGAGAAATAAAACTGCATACCTATGTTGAAGATATTAAAATGGCATTAACAGACGAGAATAGAGATGTAAGGATAGAAGCTATAAGAACGGTATCATTGATAGAGCCGGAACATTTTATAGAAACAATTAAATGGATTTCAAATGATGAAGATCCATGGATTAGGGCGGAGATTGTCAAAAACCTTATTTGTTTTAATAATTCGGAAGAAGCTTATCCATTGTTAAAACCGTATCTCTATGATGAATCACCCATAGTTATGCTTACAGCACTCCAGAATATTGTAAATTTACAGTGCAAGGATGCGGGTGCAGATATAGAGAATACTTTAGCCGGTAGAGATGTCGATGTAATTTCAGAAGCGATCCAGATAGTAGGGAAAAGCAAAACCGGTAGTGCTCAGGAGATACTTAAAAAACTTCTATCGAGTAGTGATGACAAAATAAAACAGGTTATTGTTACTCAAAAAGATAATATTCGATGGATCGGATAG
- a CDS encoding response regulator: MLRKKSQAIGEEANNEPNKPHHDRAVRKILIAHSSNAMRDMIGVIIKAAGYVPLFAKNGIEAISIMMNSHPDVAIVDVALPEIFGFEFPEMIKNDERLHGIKVILIASIYDKTRYKRMPQSLYGANDFIEKHHIRDHLIAKINKLLIKLEEIQEPQKPIEHAETGTERVETTIPELRKEDIKRLKEEGFVQTPLDKEEIEKARRLARIIVSDIALYNQELVEEGVRHGNFSELLRDDIEEGNRYFEKRIPEHIRTAEDFLAASFNELITRKKKELGIS, translated from the coding sequence ATGTTGAGGAAAAAATCGCAAGCAATAGGTGAAGAAGCGAATAATGAGCCAAACAAGCCGCATCATGACAGGGCAGTAAGAAAAATACTAATCGCCCATTCAAGTAATGCAATGAGGGATATGATTGGTGTTATTATAAAAGCAGCAGGTTATGTGCCTTTATTTGCTAAAAACGGCATAGAGGCTATCTCCATTATGATGAACTCACATCCGGATGTAGCTATTGTTGATGTAGCTTTGCCCGAGATATTTGGATTTGAGTTCCCGGAGATGATAAAAAATGATGAAAGACTTCACGGTATAAAAGTTATACTTATAGCTTCCATATACGATAAAACCCGTTATAAACGTATGCCGCAGAGCCTTTACGGTGCCAATGATTTTATAGAGAAACATCATATAAGAGATCATTTGATTGCCAAGATAAACAAACTTTTAATAAAACTGGAAGAAATTCAAGAACCTCAGAAACCCATAGAACATGCAGAGACAGGAACAGAGAGAGTGGAGACAACAATCCCGGAACTTCGTAAAGAAGATATAAAGAGATTAAAAGAAGAGGGATTTGTACAAACACCCTTAGATAAGGAAGAAATAGAAAAGGCAAGAAGACTTGCAAGAATTATTGTATCGGATATTGCACTTTACAACCAGGAGTTGGTTGAGGAGGGAGTAAGACACGGAAATTTTTCGGAATTGCTGAGAGATGATATCGAGGAAGGAAATAGATACTTTGAGAAAAGGATTCCTGAACATATAAGAACCGCAGAAGATTTTCTTGCAGCATCTTTTAATGAACTGATAACGAGGAAGAAAAAGGAATTGGGCATATCATAA
- a CDS encoding methyl-accepting chemotaxis protein, with the protein MKFFGELENVKYSLRLKFIIYILWGIIALSTVYSLYYLFLMRSLDKVEFVKRGNTIAEDLAYNVRFGVIAQDRVVLEELIDNMFKDNDVSYVVITDANGVTLASKYRNKATANFLAEILRTAKNHNTTITIHHIGQFIEVNKDVVTESSKPNASGALQQAKTVQGYVYLGMSLAGISKKIVSFIWGALLIVLMNFIIGAGITFLFVQRIIGQIPVIAEKASLISEGDLTQTVSAKSKDEIGMLANSFNTMSSNLRDILKRIQNASSDTTEIVRRISDNAGKLLETSGFQQRSVEENSSSMMELNASIKEIATNTETLHSSAVESSSSVLELSSSIEEVLENVEMLSSSIEETTSSIEEMSASIKQVADNVDQLLKITDETAASVVEMDASTKQIETNANETASIANQVMSDAKNGVEAVNITIDGMQKIKEASNHVEDTINNLTQKIDDIGKILNVIDEVTDQTNLLALNAAIIASQSGEYGKSFAVVADEIKELAERTASSTKEITNIIRAVQAESMQARESVILGSETVEKGSELANKAGAVLMKISESSAKSSLMSSEIAKATQEQAKASKEVTEAITNITTMMVEIAKATQEQARGSEQITSAAERMRGVSEQVKKSMEEQAKSSKFISQAIENITEMVNFINKATREQAKTNDIVASSLNRIKEGSSENVASISQLNEVSKLLDKQAKVLHDIIKMFKV; encoded by the coding sequence ATGAAATTTTTTGGAGAGTTGGAGAATGTCAAATATAGCCTCAGGCTTAAATTCATTATTTACATACTCTGGGGAATCATAGCACTTAGCACTGTCTACAGCTTATATTATCTATTCCTTATGAGATCACTCGATAAGGTGGAATTTGTTAAAAGGGGTAATACGATAGCGGAGGACCTCGCTTACAATGTCCGGTTTGGTGTTATTGCTCAGGATAGAGTTGTTCTTGAGGAACTTATAGATAATATGTTTAAGGATAATGATGTAAGTTATGTTGTTATAACGGATGCAAACGGAGTAACGCTTGCATCTAAATACAGGAATAAGGCGACAGCAAATTTTTTAGCTGAAATACTCAGAACGGCAAAAAATCATAACACGACAATTACCATTCACCATATCGGACAATTCATTGAAGTAAACAAGGATGTTGTCACAGAGAGTTCCAAGCCAAACGCGAGCGGAGCCTTGCAGCAGGCTAAAACGGTTCAGGGCTATGTGTATCTCGGCATGTCTCTTGCCGGTATATCAAAAAAGATCGTATCATTTATATGGGGCGCATTACTTATCGTTCTCATGAATTTCATAATCGGTGCTGGTATAACGTTTCTTTTTGTTCAGAGGATCATAGGACAGATCCCTGTTATAGCTGAAAAGGCGTCTCTTATATCAGAAGGAGACCTTACCCAAACGGTATCTGCAAAATCAAAAGATGAGATCGGCATGCTTGCAAATTCATTTAATACCATGTCTTCGAATTTAAGAGACATACTAAAACGCATACAGAACGCATCATCTGATACGACAGAAATTGTTAGAAGGATATCCGATAATGCCGGAAAACTTCTTGAGACATCAGGGTTTCAGCAAAGATCGGTTGAAGAAAATTCTTCATCCATGATGGAGTTAAATGCCTCCATAAAGGAGATCGCAACAAATACAGAAACGCTCCATTCATCCGCGGTAGAAAGCTCATCATCCGTACTTGAGCTGTCATCAAGTATAGAAGAGGTGCTTGAAAACGTTGAGATGCTTTCTTCCTCTATTGAAGAAACAACATCATCAATAGAAGAGATGAGTGCTTCTATCAAACAGGTTGCCGACAATGTAGATCAATTACTTAAAATAACAGACGAAACAGCCGCTTCTGTAGTAGAAATGGATGCATCTACAAAACAGATCGAAACAAATGCAAACGAAACGGCTTCCATAGCCAACCAGGTTATGAGCGATGCAAAGAATGGTGTTGAGGCTGTTAATATTACAATAGACGGCATGCAGAAGATAAAAGAAGCCTCTAATCATGTGGAGGATACAATAAATAATCTTACCCAGAAAATAGATGATATAGGCAAGATACTTAATGTGATAGATGAAGTTACCGATCAAACAAATCTGCTTGCCCTTAATGCGGCAATTATCGCATCACAGTCCGGTGAGTATGGAAAAAGCTTTGCAGTTGTGGCGGATGAAATAAAAGAACTTGCAGAAAGAACGGCATCATCCACAAAGGAGATCACAAATATAATAAGGGCTGTACAGGCTGAATCCATGCAGGCAAGGGAGTCTGTTATCCTTGGCAGTGAAACCGTAGAAAAAGGCAGCGAACTTGCAAACAAAGCCGGCGCCGTACTTATGAAGATATCGGAAAGCTCGGCCAAATCCAGTTTAATGTCATCCGAGATAGCAAAGGCAACACAGGAACAGGCAAAGGCATCAAAAGAAGTAACAGAGGCTATTACAAATATAACTACCATGATGGTCGAGATAGCAAAGGCAACACAGGAACAGGCAAGGGGTTCAGAACAGATAACAAGTGCTGCTGAAAGGATGAGGGGAGTTTCAGAGCAGGTCAAGAAATCGATGGAAGAGCAGGCTAAAAGCAGCAAATTCATCAGTCAGGCTATAGAAAATATAACGGAGATGGTAAATTTCATAAATAAAGCAACACGGGAACAGGCCAAAACGAATGATATTGTTGCATCATCTTTGAACAGGATTAAAGAAGGTTCCTCAGAGAATGTAGCAAGCATATCCCAACTAAATGAGGTTTCAAAACTGCTAGATAAACAGGCTAAGGTTCTTCACGATATAATAAAGATGTTTAAGGTATAA
- a CDS encoding chemotaxis protein CheW — translation MNTKNSDTQKLDKNVNQKELIKQFIVLKIGNVYSAIDINKIVEIIKYTPFTKVPKAPDFLEGVIDVRGTIIPIVDMRKRFDVLSDKPDENARIVIVRVLDRVAGLILDEVKEVLKVPESKVMPPPQIAKGIGSEYLSGVVSDKKRIIMVLELDKILSTTEKIQFEKLIFKDKKQKTGGTR, via the coding sequence ATGAATACAAAGAATAGTGATACGCAAAAACTTGATAAAAACGTTAATCAGAAAGAGCTTATTAAACAGTTCATAGTATTAAAAATCGGGAATGTTTATTCTGCAATTGACATAAATAAAATCGTAGAGATTATAAAATACACACCATTTACAAAAGTTCCCAAAGCACCGGATTTTCTTGAAGGCGTCATTGATGTCAGAGGAACGATCATACCTATTGTTGATATGCGAAAGAGATTCGATGTGCTATCCGACAAACCCGATGAAAATGCCCGTATAGTTATAGTAAGGGTTCTGGATAGGGTAGCAGGTTTAATCCTTGATGAAGTTAAAGAGGTGTTAAAAGTTCCTGAGAGCAAGGTTATGCCGCCGCCGCAAATAGCAAAAGGCATTGGTTCTGAGTATCTTTCCGGTGTTGTCAGCGATAAAAAAAGGATCATCATGGTTCTTGAGCTGGATAAAATCCTTTCGACAACAGAGAAAATACAATTCGAGAAATTAATTTTTAAGGATAAAAAACAAAAAACTGGAGGCACAAGATGA
- a CDS encoding chemotaxis protein CheW: MDISKLRKKAKEQSEKFAKLKEKQKKEPGIMSSQEQGEKNRIKEPLIESQPDQERKPVSTEPHTLLELAHNELKKYTPLDSEKELLCFNLGEEEYGIEISLVKEIIRVRDITPVPNTAKFVLGIVVLRGGIMPLIDMRTRIGLPFLNFGTDTRFVMVDMDNAALGLVVDKITNVKRISSDSIKLTNVSGSVDVKFLSGISTYNGGFTVVLNLKEIIKSSDMLKA; this comes from the coding sequence ATGGATATATCGAAGTTAAGAAAAAAGGCAAAAGAGCAATCAGAGAAGTTTGCTAAACTTAAAGAGAAACAAAAAAAAGAACCCGGGATAATGTCTTCTCAAGAGCAAGGCGAAAAGAACCGGATTAAAGAGCCTTTGATAGAATCACAACCGGATCAGGAGAGGAAACCTGTATCTACGGAGCCTCATACTTTACTTGAACTTGCACATAATGAACTAAAAAAGTATACACCACTGGACAGTGAAAAAGAACTTCTATGCTTTAATCTCGGCGAGGAAGAGTATGGAATAGAGATCTCTTTGGTAAAGGAAATAATAAGGGTCAGAGATATCACGCCCGTACCCAATACAGCCAAGTTCGTCCTCGGTATAGTAGTGCTAAGGGGTGGGATCATGCCTTTAATAGATATGAGAACGCGTATAGGTTTACCCTTCTTAAACTTTGGCACAGATACGAGATTTGTTATGGTTGATATGGATAATGCAGCTTTGGGGCTTGTAGTGGATAAAATAACAAATGTAAAAAGGATCTCTTCCGACTCTATCAAGCTTACCAATGTTTCCGGTAGTGTGGATGTTAAGTTTTTATCAGGGATAAGCACTTATAATGGTGGATTTACTGTTGTATTGAACCTTAAAGAAATAATAAAATCGTCCGATATGTTAAAGGCTTAA
- a CDS encoding AAA family ATPase, with amino-acid sequence MYEEFYSLKEKPFNKTPDPKFLYKSKQHEEAYERILFAIQEKELAVLTGDIGSGKTTISRSVMDSLEGNYTIINIINPRLSPTQFLKTVAKRLGIEDLRYFKYEIIEQISDKISDLYNKNTVPVIIIDEAQLIPSKSTIDEIRLLTNYQLDNMNLLSIILIGQTEFRKRIQTKYYDAFRQRIGVAFHLGSLSREEVEGYIYFRLNVAGRDKPLFTSSAVDMIYKYSKGIPRSINTLCNNALLYGYGEELEMIDDKSINAIIDDVRISLT; translated from the coding sequence ATGTACGAAGAGTTTTATTCATTAAAAGAAAAGCCCTTTAATAAAACACCCGATCCCAAATTTTTGTATAAGTCAAAACAACACGAAGAGGCATACGAAAGGATTTTGTTTGCAATACAGGAAAAAGAGCTCGCTGTTCTTACGGGTGATATAGGATCGGGCAAAACTACAATATCGAGAAGTGTAATGGATAGTCTTGAGGGAAACTATACAATTATAAATATTATCAATCCACGACTTTCTCCGACCCAATTTTTAAAAACCGTTGCAAAAAGGCTTGGGATAGAGGATCTCAGATACTTCAAATATGAGATAATAGAACAGATCAGCGATAAGATCTCAGACCTTTATAATAAAAATACGGTTCCGGTTATAATAATAGATGAAGCACAATTGATTCCATCAAAAAGCACAATAGATGAAATCCGCTTATTAACAAACTATCAGCTTGATAATATGAATCTTTTAAGCATAATACTTATCGGTCAAACCGAATTTCGTAAAAGGATACAGACAAAGTATTACGATGCATTCAGACAGAGGATAGGGGTTGCTTTTCATCTTGGTTCACTCAGCAGAGAAGAGGTTGAGGGATACATATATTTTAGATTAAATGTCGCGGGCAGGGATAAACCTCTGTTTACATCTTCCGCTGTAGATATGATATACAAATACTCAAAAGGCATTCCGAGATCTATAAACACATTATGCAACAATGCGTTGCTTTATGGTTATGGTGAAGAGCTTGAAATGATCGATGATAAATCTATAAATGCAATTATAGATGATGTCAGGATAAGTTTAACCTAA